Proteins co-encoded in one Candidatus Thiodictyon syntrophicum genomic window:
- a CDS encoding diheme cytochrome c — translation MRAAFITVMGAALIALGASGLAWSEHDDDRGGRAPTQGSRTRGDLAPVTNEGYRTECGGCHFAYQPGLLPAAAWGRIMNTLDQHFGDDASLDPALKDELLAYLDANAADRSDGKRARSFAAGKITGDGLPRITQTTYFKRKHDEVPIRYVKDNPQVKSFSACAACHPGADQGDFNEHQVNIPGVGRFED, via the coding sequence ATGAGAGCAGCATTCATCACCGTCATGGGCGCGGCCCTGATCGCCCTGGGGGCGAGCGGACTGGCCTGGAGTGAACACGACGACGACCGCGGCGGCCGGGCGCCGACGCAGGGCTCGCGCACCCGCGGCGACCTGGCCCCCGTGACCAATGAAGGCTACCGTACCGAATGCGGCGGCTGCCACTTCGCCTATCAACCCGGGCTCCTGCCCGCGGCGGCCTGGGGCCGCATCATGAACACCCTGGACCAGCACTTCGGTGACGATGCGAGCCTGGACCCGGCACTCAAGGACGAACTCCTCGCCTACCTCGACGCCAATGCAGCGGACCGCAGCGACGGCAAACGCGCCCGCTCCTTCGCGGCCGGAAAGATCACCGGCGACGGGCTGCCGCGTATCACCCAGACCACCTATTTCAAACGCAAGCACGACGAGGTCCCCATCCGCTACGTGAAGGACAATCCGCAGGTCAAGAGCTTCAGCGCCTGCGCCGCCTGCCACCCGGGCGCGGACCAGGGGGACTTCAACGAGCATCAGGTCAATATCCCGGGCGTGGGGCGCTTCGAGGATTGA
- the hisG gene encoding ATP phosphoribosyltransferase: protein MSTTAAAQGQPVASLALDAPLTIALSKGRIFDQTLPLLAQAGIRPLEDPETSRKLILETSNPQVKLVIIRASDVPTYCEYGAADLGVAGKDVLLEHGGEGLYEPLDLRIACCRLMVAGPLLPPTPRSGRLRIATKYVKSAERYYAAKGQQVEIIKLYGSMELAPLVGLADLIVDLVESGNTLKANGLVPLEHIADISSRLVVNKAAWKMKHAAVSALLGVLRRAVAGRE, encoded by the coding sequence ATGAGCACGACTGCCGCCGCTCAGGGCCAGCCGGTCGCATCCCTGGCACTGGACGCACCCCTGACCATCGCCCTGTCCAAGGGGCGGATCTTCGACCAGACCTTGCCGCTGCTGGCCCAGGCCGGCATCCGCCCGCTGGAAGACCCCGAGACCAGCCGCAAGCTGATCCTTGAGACCAGCAACCCACAGGTCAAACTGGTCATCATCCGCGCCAGTGATGTGCCCACCTATTGCGAATATGGTGCGGCCGACCTGGGCGTGGCGGGCAAGGACGTGCTGTTGGAGCATGGGGGCGAGGGGCTCTATGAGCCGCTCGATCTGCGGATTGCGTGCTGCCGCCTCATGGTGGCCGGCCCTTTGCTGCCCCCGACACCGCGCTCCGGGCGCCTGCGCATCGCCACCAAGTATGTGAAAAGCGCCGAGCGCTATTACGCCGCCAAGGGCCAGCAGGTCGAGATCATCAAGCTCTACGGCTCCATGGAACTGGCGCCCCTGGTGGGCCTGGCCGATCTGATCGTGGACCTCGTCGAAAGCGGCAATACGCTCAAGGCCAATGGCCTGGTCCCCCTGGAGCACATCGCCGACATCAGCTCCCGTTTGGTCGTCAACAAGGCCGCCTGGAAGATGAAGCACGCGGCCGTCTCGGCCTTGCTCGGCGTCTTGCGGCGGGCGGTGGCCGGGAGAGAATAG